A genomic stretch from Haloarchaeobius amylolyticus includes:
- a CDS encoding DUF7521 family protein — protein sequence MSTALWVAKALTVLLGLFVAVQSYRGYRRNDSQPMLYLAVGFVFISLGGVVDCNLFAALGMAKPLDGFLPTCFTTLGLGTVAYSMFY from the coding sequence GTGAGTACGGCACTGTGGGTCGCCAAGGCGCTCACGGTCCTGCTCGGGCTGTTCGTCGCGGTCCAGAGCTACCGCGGCTACCGGCGCAACGACAGCCAGCCGATGCTGTACCTCGCCGTCGGCTTCGTCTTCATCAGCCTCGGCGGGGTCGTCGACTGCAACCTCTTCGCGGCGCTCGGGATGGCGAAACCCCTCGACGGGTTCCTCCCGACCTGCTTCACCACGCTGGGGCTGGGGACGGTCGCCTACTCGATGTTCTACTGA
- a CDS encoding ribonucleotide-diphosphate reductase subunit beta has product MTTAFDADGHIDTESRSYRYYRNAVERHWDPGAIDLDVDRARIQTLDDDTFTRLRTTLALFGAGEEAVTEDLSPLGVVLGDVNDQLFVTTQLYEEAKHADFFHRYWTGVVHPEEDRRGLARSDPRDQKWYNDAYVELFERNEAAMHRLLSEDTPRTRAEAYCHYHLTIEGILAQTGYYGVQNTFDGTTEGVPELPGLVDGFSKIRSDEGRHVGFGMAKLKDLVESGAVDPQDLYDLTTDLAMLTQQVVSGAANQDAPGIGPDGLAAYAAEKHTERMRQITEASADIPDVSDLVRIDE; this is encoded by the coding sequence ATGACCACGGCGTTCGACGCGGACGGCCACATCGACACCGAGAGTCGCTCGTACCGGTACTACCGGAACGCGGTCGAGCGACACTGGGACCCCGGCGCCATCGACCTCGACGTGGACCGAGCGCGCATCCAGACACTCGACGACGACACGTTCACCCGCCTGCGCACGACGCTGGCGCTGTTCGGCGCGGGCGAGGAGGCGGTCACGGAGGACCTCTCGCCGCTGGGCGTGGTGCTCGGGGACGTGAACGACCAGCTGTTCGTGACGACACAGCTCTACGAGGAGGCCAAGCACGCCGACTTCTTCCACCGCTACTGGACCGGTGTCGTCCACCCCGAGGAGGACCGCCGGGGACTCGCGCGCTCGGACCCCCGCGACCAGAAGTGGTACAACGACGCCTACGTCGAGCTGTTCGAGCGCAACGAGGCGGCGATGCACCGCCTGCTCTCCGAGGACACCCCACGGACCCGTGCCGAGGCATACTGTCACTACCACCTGACCATCGAGGGCATCCTCGCCCAGACCGGTTACTACGGCGTCCAGAACACCTTCGACGGGACGACCGAGGGCGTCCCGGAGTTACCGGGACTGGTCGACGGGTTCTCGAAGATCCGGTCGGACGAGGGCCGCCACGTCGGCTTCGGGATGGCGAAACTGAAGGACCTCGTCGAGTCGGGCGCGGTCGACCCGCAGGACCTCTACGACCTGACCACCGACCTCGCGATGCTCACCCAGCAGGTCGTCTCGGGCGCGGCGAACCAGGACGCACCCGGCATCGGGCCCGATGGGCTGGCCGCCTACGCCGCCGAGAAGCACACCGAACGCATGCGCCAGATAACCGAGGCCTCGGCCGACATCCCGGACGTGTCGGACCTGGTGCGCATCGACGAGTGA
- a CDS encoding Hsp20/alpha crystallin family protein: MSFKRFDDMNSMFDQMDRMFDQMRRNWAGMTPELETRRGDLTTRANVGSRGFEQSGMMLTEEDTMYVFVMDIPGFEKSDIACTYDDGMLRIVAEREEDESAENVWMRRSRRMSEQVRIPREILADEITASYRNGVLEVHLPFATMDEESGRSIDIQ, encoded by the coding sequence ATGAGCTTCAAGAGATTCGACGACATGAACTCGATGTTCGACCAGATGGACCGCATGTTCGACCAGATGCGCCGCAACTGGGCCGGCATGACACCCGAACTCGAGACCCGACGCGGGGACCTCACGACCCGAGCCAACGTCGGTTCGCGCGGCTTCGAGCAGTCCGGCATGATGCTCACCGAGGAGGACACGATGTACGTCTTCGTCATGGACATCCCCGGCTTCGAGAAGTCCGACATCGCGTGCACCTACGACGACGGCATGCTCCGCATCGTCGCCGAGCGCGAGGAGGACGAGTCCGCCGAGAACGTCTGGATGCGCCGCTCGCGCCGCATGAGCGAACAGGTCCGCATCCCCCGCGAGATCCTCGCCGACGAGATCACCGCCTCGTACCGCAACGGCGTCCTCGAGGTCCACCTCCCCTTCGCGACGATGGACGAGGAGTCGGGCCGCAGCATCGACATCCAGTAA
- a CDS encoding dihydrolipoyl dehydrogenase family protein codes for MTHVAIIGAYGSAGAAVAGELADEPGIELTLVDDGEPGGGLCILRGCMPSKEVLSAGAHRFQARHDDRLVGDLPDVDLEAVVERKNEHTLSWAGHRRESIHDLAERENVEFIHDTAEFVDDRVIAVGGETIEPDYVVVATGSSVNVPDLPGIDSVDFSTSADVLDRTEFPDSGIVMGFGYIGMELVPYIAEAGGTSLTVVEHDARPIDEADAPFGDAALDIYEENWDIDVRRHAYEQRLEPTEDGGVRLYLDEDGEETVVEADELFLFTGRKPNLDRLGLQNTSLDPEEGWVRDTMQAREDDHVFVVGDVNGKEPILHVAKEQGFTAADNILAHARGDEEDITEYENVHHHVIFSGLGVYPFARVGHSKSSAEEAGLDFVHVTREASDDGVFKTKDVPEGLASLVVDADDGTVLGYQGLHYHADVMAKTLQLAVEMELDVRELPDRAYHPTTPEILDGLFREAAAAVEK; via the coding sequence ATGACACACGTCGCTATCATCGGCGCGTACGGGAGTGCCGGCGCCGCGGTCGCCGGCGAGCTGGCCGACGAACCCGGTATCGAGTTGACCCTCGTCGACGACGGCGAGCCGGGTGGTGGGCTCTGCATCCTCCGGGGCTGTATGCCCTCGAAGGAGGTCCTCTCCGCGGGCGCCCACCGGTTCCAGGCACGACACGACGACCGGCTGGTGGGCGACCTCCCCGACGTCGACCTGGAGGCCGTGGTCGAGCGCAAGAACGAACACACCCTCTCGTGGGCCGGCCACCGCCGCGAGTCCATCCACGACCTCGCCGAGCGCGAGAACGTCGAGTTCATCCACGACACCGCCGAGTTCGTCGACGACCGGGTCATCGCGGTCGGCGGCGAGACCATCGAACCGGACTACGTCGTGGTCGCGACGGGGTCGTCCGTGAATGTCCCGGACCTGCCGGGCATCGACTCGGTCGACTTCTCGACGAGCGCGGACGTCCTCGACCGGACCGAGTTCCCCGACTCGGGCATCGTCATGGGCTTTGGCTACATCGGGATGGAACTCGTCCCGTACATCGCCGAGGCCGGCGGGACCTCCCTGACCGTGGTCGAGCACGACGCCCGGCCCATCGACGAGGCCGATGCGCCCTTCGGCGACGCCGCACTCGACATCTACGAGGAGAACTGGGACATCGACGTGCGCCGCCACGCCTACGAGCAGCGCCTCGAACCCACCGAGGACGGCGGGGTCCGCCTCTATCTCGACGAGGACGGCGAGGAGACGGTCGTCGAGGCCGACGAACTGTTCCTCTTTACCGGTCGCAAGCCGAACCTCGACCGCCTCGGGCTGCAGAACACCAGCCTGGACCCCGAGGAAGGCTGGGTCCGCGACACCATGCAGGCCCGCGAGGACGACCACGTCTTCGTGGTCGGCGACGTGAACGGGAAGGAGCCCATCCTCCACGTCGCGAAAGAGCAGGGGTTCACCGCCGCGGACAACATCCTCGCCCACGCCCGCGGTGACGAGGAGGACATCACCGAGTACGAGAACGTCCACCACCACGTCATCTTCTCCGGGCTGGGGGTCTACCCCTTCGCCCGCGTGGGGCACTCGAAGTCCTCCGCGGAGGAGGCCGGCCTCGACTTCGTCCACGTCACCCGCGAGGCCAGCGACGACGGCGTGTTCAAGACGAAGGACGTGCCCGAGGGGCTGGCCTCGCTCGTGGTCGACGCCGACGACGGGACCGTCCTCGGCTACCAGGGGCTGCACTACCACGCCGACGTGATGGCGAAGACGCTCCAGCTCGCGGTCGAGATGGAACTCGACGTGCGCGAGCTACCGGACCGGGCGTACCACCCGACCACGCCGGAGATCCTCGACGGACTGTTCCGGGAGGCCGCGGCCGCGGTCGAGAAATAA
- the kdgK1 gene encoding bifunctional 2-dehydro-3-deoxygluconokinase/2-dehydro-3-deoxygalactonokinase, giving the protein MSDDLVTFGETMLRLSPPGQERIETTDSLEVHAAGAESNTAIAAERLGAVASWMSKLPDTPPGRRVASGVRKHDIDVDVVWADEGRVGTYYLEQAGKPRGTNVVYDRADSVISQAEAQEFNVDRIRDASAFFTTGITPALSNTARDTTANLLQAAKQAGTMTAFDVNYRAKLWSPEEARKTLTTLFQLIDVLIIGMKDATTVLDYDGQPAQLAHHLASEFDFKTVVVTRGANGALAWNDNVIHEQEAFETETHDPIGSGDSFTGAFLARRLSGDDVPRALEYATATAALKRTIPGDVATVTKREVEAVINESSGAISR; this is encoded by the coding sequence ATGAGCGACGACCTCGTAACCTTCGGCGAGACGATGCTGCGACTCTCCCCACCGGGACAGGAGCGCATCGAGACGACCGACTCGCTGGAGGTCCACGCCGCCGGCGCGGAGTCGAACACGGCCATCGCGGCGGAGCGCCTCGGCGCGGTCGCCTCCTGGATGTCGAAGCTCCCGGACACACCGCCGGGCCGCCGGGTGGCGAGTGGCGTCCGCAAGCACGACATCGACGTCGACGTGGTCTGGGCCGACGAGGGCCGCGTCGGCACGTACTACCTCGAGCAGGCGGGCAAGCCCCGCGGGACGAACGTCGTCTACGACCGCGCGGATTCGGTCATCTCGCAGGCCGAGGCCCAGGAGTTCAACGTCGACCGCATCCGTGACGCCAGCGCCTTCTTCACCACGGGCATCACGCCCGCGCTGTCGAACACGGCCCGGGACACGACCGCGAACCTGCTCCAGGCCGCCAAGCAGGCGGGGACCATGACCGCCTTCGACGTGAACTACCGCGCGAAGCTCTGGAGCCCCGAGGAGGCCCGCAAGACGCTGACGACGCTGTTCCAGCTCATCGACGTGCTCATCATCGGGATGAAGGACGCGACGACGGTGCTGGACTACGACGGGCAGCCGGCCCAGCTCGCCCACCACCTCGCCAGCGAGTTCGACTTCAAGACGGTCGTCGTCACCCGGGGCGCCAACGGCGCGCTCGCCTGGAACGACAACGTCATCCACGAGCAGGAGGCCTTCGAGACGGAGACCCACGACCCCATCGGCTCGGGCGACTCCTTCACCGGCGCGTTCCTCGCCCGCCGGCTCTCCGGCGACGACGTCCCGCGCGCGCTGGAGTACGCGACCGCCACCGCCGCGCTCAAGCGGACCATCCCCGGCGACGTGGCGACGGTCACGAAGCGCGAGGTCGAGGCGGTCATCAACGAGAGTTCCGGCGCTATCTCACGATAG
- a CDS encoding Hsp20/alpha crystallin family protein, protein MASYTPSDMDYTYDRPTRFPAPMRRGYDAMRGDERMGGDYYAAGDRRGGEVPRFFEEWDGRRAGRSYPRRRYEGSRPRYEDDYYYPRGEYRGDYRRPDYYPSEGYRGEGDYYSRGESYYRGEGYYPRGESYYPRGESYSPRSEFRGDYRPEFYARGDYYYPRGDYRMSEDYYPRGRGMDAPRGESRGDYYRRFAPRPMDRPAMRPMGEYMSEETGYYAGSPVEAGRGYELREIDGEYVCICELPGFERGDIECSYEDGVFYVDASREGSRDAENVWMRRSRRVSERIPVPRPVDVDGFSASYRNGILEVRMPIAGRDGRSAQVISIRD, encoded by the coding sequence ATGGCGAGCTACACTCCGTCCGACATGGACTACACGTACGACCGACCGACCCGCTTCCCCGCCCCGATGCGTCGCGGCTACGACGCGATGCGCGGCGACGAGCGCATGGGCGGTGACTACTACGCGGCGGGCGACCGCCGCGGCGGCGAGGTGCCGCGGTTCTTCGAGGAATGGGACGGCCGACGAGCCGGTCGCTCCTATCCGCGACGACGCTACGAGGGGTCGCGCCCGCGATACGAGGACGACTACTACTACCCACGCGGCGAGTACCGCGGTGACTACCGGCGTCCCGACTACTACCCGTCGGAGGGCTACCGCGGCGAGGGCGACTACTACTCGCGTGGCGAGAGCTACTATCGCGGCGAGGGATACTACCCGCGTGGCGAGAGCTACTACCCCCGCGGTGAGAGCTACTCCCCCCGCAGCGAGTTCCGCGGCGACTACCGACCCGAGTTCTACGCGCGCGGCGACTACTACTACCCGCGCGGCGACTACCGCATGAGCGAGGACTACTACCCGCGTGGCCGCGGGATGGACGCACCGCGCGGCGAGTCCCGCGGCGACTACTACCGACGCTTCGCACCCCGCCCGATGGACCGCCCCGCGATGCGCCCCATGGGCGAGTACATGTCCGAGGAGACGGGCTACTACGCCGGCTCCCCGGTCGAGGCGGGCCGCGGCTACGAGCTCCGCGAGATCGACGGCGAGTACGTCTGTATCTGTGAACTGCCCGGCTTCGAGCGCGGTGACATCGAGTGCTCCTACGAGGACGGCGTCTTCTACGTCGACGCCTCCCGCGAGGGCAGCCGCGACGCCGAGAACGTCTGGATGCGCCGCTCGCGCCGCGTGAGCGAGCGCATCCCGGTCCCGCGCCCCGTCGACGTCGACGGCTTCAGCGCGTCGTACCGCAACGGCATCCTCGAGGTCCGCATGCCCATCGCCGGCCGCGACGGCCGCAGCGCCCAGGTCATCTCCATCCGCGACTGA
- a CDS encoding alpha/beta hydrolase has translation MAALDPTLATVLDDLTDLPEWHELGVEDARRVEDETFGGASAPAVETEDVTVPLGSRDVAVRVYRPPGVEAPAPGLVFAHGGGFVLGTLDSADDLAARLATGTDSVVVSVDYRLAPEHPFPAGLADVEALTRLVLAGSDEFGIDPDRVGVAGSSAGANLAATVARRLRDEPAPAGGRTSLTCQLLFYPMLDPRCDRRSHVEHADGPLLTRRDLVWFWALYQGDDEVTATQAAAHVAAGGEGAAVTRGAAASGGPPDLSPLERGSYRNLPPAVVVTGGVDPLRDEGRAYAAALADAGVPVADLHYPGMCHGFLSLADVVPAAADAWDDVEAAVRRYR, from the coding sequence GTGGCCGCACTCGACCCGACCCTCGCGACCGTCCTCGACGACCTGACCGACCTGCCGGAGTGGCACGAACTCGGCGTCGAAGACGCCCGGCGCGTCGAGGACGAGACGTTCGGCGGCGCGAGCGCCCCGGCGGTGGAGACCGAGGACGTGACCGTCCCGCTCGGCAGCCGCGACGTCGCGGTCCGGGTCTACCGCCCGCCCGGCGTCGAGGCACCCGCCCCGGGGCTCGTCTTCGCCCACGGCGGCGGCTTCGTCCTCGGCACCCTCGACTCCGCCGACGACCTCGCGGCACGGCTCGCGACCGGGACGGACAGCGTCGTCGTGAGCGTCGATTACCGGCTCGCGCCCGAACACCCGTTCCCCGCGGGGCTGGCCGACGTCGAGGCCCTGACCCGCCTCGTCCTCGCCGGGAGCGACGAATTCGGCATCGACCCGGACCGGGTCGGCGTCGCCGGCTCCAGCGCCGGCGCGAACCTGGCCGCGACCGTCGCCCGCCGCCTGCGCGACGAACCAGCCCCGGCGGGAGGCCGCACCAGCCTCACCTGCCAGCTGCTCTTCTACCCGATGCTCGACCCACGTTGCGACCGGAGATCGCACGTCGAACACGCCGACGGCCCGCTGCTGACCCGGCGCGACCTCGTCTGGTTCTGGGCGCTGTACCAGGGCGACGACGAGGTGACGGCGACCCAGGCTGCGGCGCACGTCGCCGCCGGAGGCGAGGGCGCGGCGGTGACACGGGGCGCAGCCGCCAGCGGCGGGCCGCCGGACCTCTCGCCGCTGGAGCGCGGCAGCTACCGGAATCTGCCGCCCGCAGTCGTCGTCACGGGCGGGGTCGACCCACTCCGGGACGAGGGGCGGGCCTACGCCGCAGCACTGGCCGACGCCGGGGTGCCCGTCGCCGACCTGCACTACCCCGGCATGTGCCACGGCTTCCTCTCGCTCGCGGACGTGGTCCCGGCCGCCGCCGACGCCTGGGACGACGTCGAGGCGGCGGTCCGGCGGTATCGCTGA
- a CDS encoding DsbA family protein, with translation MSERRASSDGATRRDALRLAGAAGAAGLTALSGCAALGSSVPGESGGGGDVTTTGGSGGGGGTASDDPARVRASTKETPLGTSLAGNPVQGAPDAPVDLYYWSDFQCPFCKRFEKNTRPKLVEGPVADGQVRLVYLELPNIGSASWRAAAHSKCVWRRVKDDDPGTYLDWHEAVYAAQEKPNSGWANRENLLSITESVDGVSRDGVETCLSESEQAVKDTIRADVERAKSHGIAVTPSFLLHDKADEETRQIAGAQPYERFASVLRSMLA, from the coding sequence ATGAGCGAGAGACGCGCTTCCAGCGACGGCGCGACGCGACGTGACGCCCTCAGACTCGCCGGTGCCGCCGGCGCCGCCGGTCTCACGGCGCTGTCGGGCTGTGCCGCGCTCGGGTCGAGTGTCCCCGGCGAGTCCGGGGGCGGTGGCGACGTGACGACGACCGGCGGCAGTGGCGGCGGTGGCGGAACCGCCAGCGACGACCCGGCGCGCGTCCGCGCCAGCACGAAGGAGACGCCGCTTGGCACCTCCCTCGCGGGCAACCCGGTGCAGGGCGCCCCCGACGCGCCCGTCGACCTCTACTACTGGAGCGACTTCCAGTGCCCGTTCTGCAAGCGTTTCGAGAAGAACACCCGCCCGAAGCTCGTCGAGGGACCCGTCGCCGACGGCCAGGTCCGACTCGTCTACCTCGAACTCCCGAACATCGGCTCGGCCTCCTGGCGGGCGGCGGCCCACAGCAAGTGCGTCTGGCGGCGGGTCAAGGACGACGACCCGGGGACGTACCTCGACTGGCACGAGGCGGTGTACGCCGCCCAGGAGAAGCCGAACTCCGGCTGGGCGAACCGGGAGAACCTGCTCTCGATAACCGAATCCGTCGACGGCGTCTCCCGGGACGGCGTCGAGACGTGCCTGTCGGAGTCGGAGCAGGCGGTGAAGGACACCATCCGCGCCGACGTCGAGCGGGCGAAGTCCCACGGTATCGCGGTCACACCCTCGTTCCTGCTGCACGACAAGGCCGACGAGGAGACGAGACAGATCGCCGGCGCACAGCCCTACGAACGCTTCGCGAGCGTCCTCCGGTCGATGCTCGCCTGA
- a CDS encoding ArsR/SmtB family transcription factor, giving the protein MSTDPSRLLRLLHDEYARSILLRTSAKPMSASELSEDCDMSRSTVYRRADELVEEGLLRSYTRPDPDGHHPTVYEATVSSVSFDIDDGELAVTVTDDAAAAGGSDDAEGVEAAQEHDDHHEHDDDRDDLADRWTQLWSGVRGEDA; this is encoded by the coding sequence GTGAGTACCGACCCGTCCCGGCTCCTGCGGTTGTTGCACGACGAGTACGCGCGGTCGATACTGCTCCGAACGAGTGCGAAACCGATGTCTGCAAGCGAACTCAGCGAGGACTGCGACATGTCCCGCTCGACCGTCTACCGGCGAGCCGACGAACTCGTCGAGGAGGGATTGCTCCGGTCGTACACGCGCCCGGACCCGGACGGCCACCACCCGACCGTCTACGAGGCGACCGTCTCCTCGGTGTCGTTCGACATCGACGACGGCGAACTCGCCGTGACGGTCACCGACGACGCGGCCGCGGCCGGGGGGTCCGACGACGCCGAGGGCGTCGAGGCAGCCCAGGAACACGACGACCACCACGAACACGACGACGACCGCGACGACCTCGCGGACCGCTGGACACAGCTCTGGAGCGGCGTCAGGGGTGAGGACGCGTGA
- a CDS encoding universal stress protein codes for MYDDILIPTDGKDGSQVAIEHGVDLAERHGARVHGLFVIDEDVFEHYAATDAIENAEAALADLGEDALYQVASAADGANLDFEAVEVRGKPHEAILEYAADHGIDCIVMGEGQHSDEYRRLLGSCTERVVRLSDVPVLVVKA; via the coding sequence ATGTACGACGACATCCTCATCCCCACAGACGGCAAGGACGGCTCGCAGGTGGCCATCGAGCACGGCGTCGACCTGGCGGAGCGACACGGCGCGCGCGTGCACGGCCTCTTCGTCATCGACGAGGACGTGTTCGAGCACTACGCCGCGACCGACGCCATCGAGAACGCGGAGGCGGCCCTGGCCGACCTCGGCGAGGACGCCCTCTACCAGGTCGCCTCGGCCGCGGACGGCGCGAACCTCGATTTCGAGGCGGTCGAGGTCCGCGGCAAACCCCACGAGGCCATCCTCGAGTACGCCGCCGACCACGGCATCGACTGCATCGTCATGGGCGAGGGCCAGCACTCCGACGAGTACCGGCGCCTCCTCGGCTCCTGTACCGAGCGCGTGGTGCGCCTCAGCGACGTGCCGGTACTGGTCGTCAAGGCCTGA
- a CDS encoding MutS-related protein — MRLDDYWGVGPKTRALLADELGEERAIRAIESADVRTLTQAGLSRGRATRILRRATGGAGMDVLATSDARSVYKDLIDLASKHAVTEGAADSIRVLTPLATKEAMEDRLDDVTTAQASWERIDEGDREAVLAAFERYDEAGGGEKPAVEAAMALLDAGVTDGVFEPLAALDREALDEAAEALGALEDGRVAAGADDRLDRLRDAQAAVDTMEANAESVIERVRDGGARTTDEFSEAFVEHVRSEAQVDPGRVRDAVPEDARDVTDFVSSTLRNLSSSLREAADEREREVRVDLQHAISDAREDVDRAVAAVDDIALDLSLARFATEFDLVEPTFVDGEAAVAVAGARNLDLVARGESVQPIRYALGPHSLGDPPAGERVAVVTGANSGGKTTLLETVCQVVLLAHMGLPVPAERAEVALFDDVVFHRRHASFNAGVLESTLKSVVPPLTGDGRTLMLVDEFEAITEPGSAADLLHGLVTLTVDRDALGAFVTHLADDLEPLPPAARVDGIFAEGLTADLELEVDYQPRFGELGKSTPEFIVSRLVANASDRVERTGFETLAAAVGDELVQKTLADAEWAQD, encoded by the coding sequence ATGCGACTGGACGACTACTGGGGAGTCGGGCCGAAGACCCGGGCACTCCTCGCCGACGAACTGGGCGAGGAACGGGCCATCCGGGCCATCGAGTCGGCCGACGTGCGGACGCTCACGCAGGCGGGGCTCTCGCGCGGCCGGGCCACCCGCATCCTCCGGCGGGCGACCGGCGGGGCAGGGATGGACGTACTCGCGACGAGCGACGCGCGCTCGGTCTACAAGGACCTCATCGACCTCGCGAGCAAGCACGCCGTCACCGAGGGCGCGGCCGACAGCATCCGGGTGCTGACGCCGCTGGCCACGAAGGAGGCGATGGAAGACCGACTCGACGACGTGACGACCGCGCAGGCGTCGTGGGAGCGCATCGACGAGGGCGACCGCGAGGCCGTCCTCGCCGCGTTCGAGCGCTACGACGAGGCCGGCGGCGGCGAGAAGCCGGCCGTCGAGGCCGCGATGGCGCTGCTCGACGCGGGCGTCACCGACGGGGTGTTCGAACCGCTGGCGGCGCTGGACCGCGAGGCCCTCGACGAGGCCGCGGAGGCACTCGGCGCCCTCGAAGACGGTCGGGTCGCCGCCGGGGCTGACGACCGGCTCGACCGCCTGCGGGACGCCCAGGCCGCCGTCGACACGATGGAGGCCAACGCCGAGTCGGTCATCGAACGGGTCCGCGACGGCGGCGCGCGCACGACCGACGAGTTCAGCGAGGCGTTCGTCGAGCACGTCCGGAGCGAGGCCCAGGTCGACCCGGGGCGCGTCCGCGACGCGGTGCCCGAGGACGCCCGGGACGTGACCGACTTCGTGAGCAGCACCCTGCGCAACCTCTCCTCGTCACTGCGCGAGGCGGCCGACGAACGCGAGCGCGAGGTCCGGGTCGACCTCCAGCACGCCATCAGCGACGCCCGCGAGGACGTCGACCGGGCGGTCGCGGCGGTCGACGACATCGCGCTCGACCTCTCGCTGGCCCGGTTCGCCACCGAGTTCGACCTCGTGGAGCCGACGTTCGTCGACGGCGAGGCCGCGGTCGCCGTCGCGGGCGCACGCAACCTCGACCTCGTGGCCCGCGGCGAATCGGTCCAGCCCATCCGGTACGCGCTCGGGCCGCACTCGCTGGGCGACCCGCCGGCCGGCGAGCGCGTCGCGGTCGTCACCGGGGCGAACTCCGGCGGGAAGACGACCCTCCTCGAAACCGTCTGCCAGGTCGTCCTGCTGGCGCACATGGGCCTGCCCGTCCCGGCCGAGCGCGCCGAGGTGGCGCTGTTCGACGACGTGGTGTTCCACCGCCGGCACGCCAGTTTCAACGCGGGCGTGCTCGAATCGACGCTCAAGTCGGTCGTGCCGCCCCTGACTGGCGACGGCCGGACGCTGATGCTCGTCGACGAGTTCGAGGCCATCACCGAACCGGGCAGTGCCGCGGACCTGCTGCACGGGCTGGTCACGCTGACGGTCGACCGCGACGCGCTGGGCGCGTTCGTCACGCACCTCGCGGACGACCTCGAACCGCTCCCGCCGGCGGCGCGGGTCGACGGTATCTTCGCCGAGGGACTCACCGCCGACCTCGAACTGGAGGTCGACTACCAGCCCCGGTTCGGCGAACTGGGCAAGTCCACCCCGGAGTTCATCGTGTCACGGCTGGTCGCGAACGCCAGCGACCGGGTCGAACGCACCGGGTTCGAGACGCTGGCCGCGGCTGTCGGTGACGAGCTGGTGCAGAAGACGCTGGCCGACGCGGAGTGGGCGCAGGACTAG
- a CDS encoding universal stress protein, translating to MTFVVPYDGGELARTALDRAVALGELMDVNVVVVTVVPHDSRYARKHGWLAADEAFDVETVVTQIRADVRDLAPEARFEYVLTDQYASPGTIASKVRNKAREVGASVVFVGSDDAGRLVTSLRSVGSTIAADDRYDVYIVRKAEPSAIDQVAERSRLFD from the coding sequence ATGACGTTCGTGGTACCGTACGACGGTGGGGAACTGGCACGGACCGCGCTCGACCGGGCCGTCGCGCTGGGGGAGTTGATGGACGTGAACGTGGTGGTGGTGACGGTCGTGCCGCACGATTCGCGCTACGCGCGCAAGCACGGGTGGCTCGCGGCGGACGAGGCGTTCGACGTCGAGACGGTCGTGACACAGATCCGTGCGGACGTCCGGGACCTCGCCCCCGAGGCCCGGTTCGAGTACGTCCTGACCGACCAGTACGCCTCGCCTGGGACCATCGCCTCGAAGGTCCGCAACAAGGCCCGGGAGGTCGGCGCCTCCGTGGTGTTCGTCGGGAGCGACGACGCCGGCAGACTGGTCACGTCGCTCCGGAGCGTCGGCAGCACCATCGCAGCCGACGACCGCTACGACGTGTACATCGTCCGGAAGGCAGAGCCAAGCGCCATCGACCAGGTGGCCGAACGCTCCCGACTGTTCGATTAG